A window from Fervidicoccaceae archaeon encodes these proteins:
- a CDS encoding isochorismatase family protein: protein MPLGRRVAVGSDDLYAAARAAVDFLRSNGFDVVEVGSLKTGRGEPWPDVGREVGELVSSGRVDWGVVICYTGTGVSIMANKVRGVRAALCNDPETARGARLWNDANVLAMSGRLVTDILAREILKAWTSVGEPEEGEKRNIEKVSLYEEKRKGRTAVLVIDMLKDFVTGKLGSQRALKIVDPLAQFLENARSLGVPIIYAVDSHIPSIDRELIVWGEHAMRGSEGAEIVDQLKPKNGDFIVYKRRYSAFFMTDLDLLLRELGVDSLILTGISTDICVLHTAADAFYRGYRIIVPRELVEAISEEGQSRGLQMMKSLYGAEIVTASEALSIISEKSHQDI, encoded by the coding sequence TTGCCCCTTGGAAGAAGAGTTGCTGTTGGATCCGATGATCTCTATGCTGCAGCCAGAGCTGCAGTTGATTTTCTCAGATCAAATGGCTTCGATGTAGTTGAAGTAGGTTCCCTCAAAACAGGCAGGGGGGAGCCATGGCCCGATGTTGGAAGGGAGGTTGGAGAGCTAGTATCCTCAGGAAGGGTTGATTGGGGAGTAGTTATATGCTATACGGGAACAGGAGTATCCATAATGGCAAATAAAGTGAGGGGGGTAAGAGCTGCCCTCTGCAATGACCCGGAAACAGCCAGAGGAGCCAGGCTCTGGAATGATGCTAATGTTCTCGCGATGAGTGGAAGGCTTGTAACAGATATACTTGCGAGGGAAATACTGAAGGCATGGACATCGGTGGGGGAGCCAGAGGAAGGGGAAAAAAGAAACATAGAGAAAGTATCGCTGTATGAGGAGAAGCGGAAGGGGAGGACAGCTGTTCTTGTCATCGACATGCTGAAGGACTTCGTCACAGGAAAGCTCGGAAGCCAAAGGGCTCTCAAGATAGTGGATCCCCTAGCCCAGTTCTTGGAAAATGCCAGGAGCCTTGGAGTCCCCATAATATATGCCGTGGACTCCCACATTCCAAGCATCGATCGTGAGCTGATAGTATGGGGAGAGCATGCTATGAGGGGAAGCGAGGGGGCAGAGATAGTTGATCAGCTTAAACCAAAAAATGGGGACTTCATTGTCTACAAGAGGAGGTACAGCGCATTCTTCATGACAGATCTCGATCTTCTGCTGAGGGAGCTAGGAGTCGATTCTCTGATCCTCACTGGAATAAGCACCGATATATGCGTATTGCACACTGCTGCTGATGCCTTCTACAGAGGCTACAGGATCATTGTTCCAAGAGAGCTGGTGGAGGCAATAAGCGAGGAGGGGCAGAGCAGAGGCCTCCAGATGATGAAGTCCCTATATGGAGCTGAAATT
- a CDS encoding SDR family oxidoreductase has translation MERRGNAVIIGVGTGMGRSIALSLASRGWNLALLSRSMDRLNEICREAEELKVKCIAIGTDAMDERSLVSSLREARNALLGIDALVYNAGGFFSLEELDSLELNTLDKAYFLHIRGLFISVKELLKDLRERKGSIVVIAASPSTIVAGNAAYAATKGAQLWLVKRLAKEMLKYGVRVNSVSPGPTSHDPSSPEDLEIKLGSAEPRPSWDVGEAVAFLLSKSSPRFTGSNLIMDGGLSIPAD, from the coding sequence ATGGAAAGAAGAGGAAATGCAGTAATAATAGGCGTGGGAACTGGAATGGGAAGGTCAATAGCTCTTTCCCTCGCCTCAAGAGGCTGGAATCTGGCTCTCCTCTCAAGAAGCATGGATAGACTAAACGAAATTTGCAGGGAGGCAGAGGAATTGAAGGTGAAGTGCATAGCCATTGGAACAGATGCTATGGATGAGAGATCCCTTGTCAGTTCACTTAGGGAGGCTAGGAATGCTCTACTTGGAATAGATGCTCTCGTCTACAATGCGGGAGGTTTTTTCTCTCTCGAGGAGCTGGATAGCCTTGAATTAAATACGCTGGACAAGGCGTATTTCCTTCACATCAGGGGACTATTCATCTCGGTTAAGGAGCTGCTGAAGGATCTCAGGGAAAGAAAGGGGAGCATAGTTGTTATAGCAGCTTCCCCCTCCACAATAGTTGCGGGAAACGCAGCTTATGCAGCTACCAAGGGTGCGCAGCTGTGGCTGGTGAAGAGGCTGGCCAAGGAGATGTTGAAATATGGCGTTAGGGTAAACAGCGTTTCCCCAGGACCAACATCGCATGATCCCTCATCACCAGAGGATCTGGAGATCAAGCTGGGATCTGCTGAGCCAAGACCCTCATGGGATGTTGGAGAGGCTGTTGCCTTTCTGCTGAGCAAATCATCTCCAAGATTCACCGGATCAAATTTGATAATGGATGGAGGATTGAGCATTCCCGCCGATTGA
- a CDS encoding HD domain-containing protein — MSEDERNKIERIERIAKLIYPRHGTHGIEHIERVLAIALRIAEAEEDEVSEFILRASCLLHDSSRRKSSRNHAEESAALAGEILRGMGVEEGKVKRVLEAISSHSFSEKREQSSIESKILSDADKIDALGAVGVARVFQYAGEMGRTIEESIEHFREKILKLPEEMHTELGRKIANERALFVKAFLEQLERELGGVR; from the coding sequence ATGAGCGAGGATGAAAGGAATAAAATAGAGAGGATAGAGAGGATTGCCAAGCTGATCTATCCAAGGCATGGAACTCACGGCATAGAGCATATAGAGAGAGTTTTAGCTATTGCTCTCAGAATTGCTGAAGCAGAGGAAGATGAGGTCAGCGAGTTCATTCTCAGAGCCTCTTGCCTTCTGCATGATTCATCGAGGAGGAAGAGCAGCAGGAATCATGCTGAGGAAAGCGCTGCACTTGCAGGGGAGATCCTTAGGGGAATGGGAGTAGAAGAAGGAAAGGTAAAGAGAGTTCTCGAGGCAATTTCATCTCACAGCTTCTCTGAAAAAAGGGAGCAAAGCAGCATTGAGTCTAAGATATTGAGCGATGCCGATAAAATTGATGCACTTGGAGCTGTTGGAGTGGCCAGAGTTTTCCAATATGCAGGAGAAATGGGAAGGACAATTGAGGAGAGCATAGAGCACTTCAGAGAGAAGATATTGAAGCTCCCAGAGGAAATGCATACTGAATTGGGGAGGAAAATTGCCAATGAAAGAGCTCTTTTTGTTAAGGCCTTTCTAGAGCAGCTAGAGAGAGAGCTTGGAGGAGTGCGTTAA
- a CDS encoding secondary thiamine-phosphate synthase enzyme YjbQ encodes MTFSVENFSIKLKTSRRIQIIDISKEVEELVAKSKIRRGICLVTAPHATAAIVLNENEPGLLEDLVNFVEKIFPRDAEYRHNLIDSNASSHIASSFIGSSRAIPVENGKLRKGTWQNILFLELDGPRSEREIVVTVMGET; translated from the coding sequence TTGACCTTTTCAGTTGAGAACTTCAGCATAAAGCTGAAAACTAGCAGAAGAATTCAGATCATTGACATAAGCAAAGAAGTGGAGGAGCTCGTTGCGAAGAGCAAGATAAGGAGGGGAATCTGTCTAGTTACTGCACCTCATGCAACTGCAGCGATAGTTCTCAATGAGAACGAGCCTGGGCTTCTTGAAGACCTAGTGAACTTTGTGGAAAAGATTTTTCCAAGAGATGCTGAATATAGGCACAATCTCATTGATAGCAATGCCTCCTCTCATATAGCATCCTCATTCATTGGAAGCTCCAGAGCTATTCCCGTGGAAAATGGTAAGCTGAGAAAAGGAACATGGCAGAACATTCTCTTCCTTGAGCTCGACGGTCCAAGGAGCGAGAGGGAAATTGTTGTAACTGTAATGGGGGAGACATGA
- a CDS encoding MBL fold metallo-hydrolase: METDRKDFLIGNLKIVRIPHGILRTNSYLIYSAGRKSAILIDPGENSNAVEEEVKRSGLEIKMIALTHGHFDHACAAGELARSHGAKIAMSSRDLFFLDLDRKAMESFGLKSSSCSFWADIDLSNENDLSVEGLKMRVLRVPGHSPGSVSFLINDGEACLTGDTLFRGFVGRTDFPGGSEDELKKSLRTLVDLLGDQALILPGHGPETSMKNERKWLLEWIGY; this comes from the coding sequence ATGGAAACAGATAGAAAGGATTTTTTGATTGGCAATTTGAAAATCGTGAGGATTCCCCACGGCATTTTGAGGACTAATAGCTATCTGATCTACTCAGCTGGGAGAAAAAGTGCCATTCTCATAGATCCAGGGGAAAATTCCAATGCTGTAGAGGAGGAGGTAAAAAGAAGCGGGCTTGAAATAAAAATGATTGCCCTGACTCATGGACACTTTGATCATGCATGTGCAGCTGGAGAATTAGCCAGAAGTCACGGGGCAAAAATAGCGATGAGCTCGAGGGATCTATTCTTTCTGGATCTGGATAGAAAGGCCATGGAGAGCTTTGGCTTAAAAAGCTCCAGCTGCTCATTCTGGGCTGATATTGACCTATCGAATGAAAATGATTTGAGTGTGGAGGGGTTGAAAATGAGAGTCCTGAGAGTTCCAGGCCACTCTCCAGGAAGCGTTTCTTTCCTAATTAACGATGGAGAGGCCTGCTTGACAGGGGATACGCTCTTCAGAGGTTTTGTGGGCAGGACTGATTTTCCAGGAGGGAGCGAGGATGAGCTTAAGAAGAGCCTAAGAACTTTAGTTGATTTGCTGGGAGATCAGGCGCTCATCTTGCCTGGGCATGGTCCTGAAACATCAATGAAGAATGAGAGAAAATGGCTTCTCGAATGGATTGGATATTAG
- a CDS encoding flavodoxin family protein: protein MSSIPRIVIMEASPRKYGNSAKLAYVAEKGVIDEGCSAEIVWIADLSIKPCIGCVSDDIMECKFPCVINDDFNSFAQKLISSEGIIVSTPIYWYMVPGQLKILLDRMTSLENMLLHSGRSLLDGKVAAFIATGNDAGTSMAISYLMDVFNSYGCHIPAWALAYHHSYDDVLENGFAVIDAYNIGKNVCRLSKILRSVKDDPWYTFDVDVEELRKFARKRAESQKGELLENRRRKINGE, encoded by the coding sequence ATGTCGAGCATTCCAAGAATTGTTATCATGGAGGCATCTCCAAGAAAATATGGCAACTCTGCAAAGCTAGCATATGTTGCTGAGAAGGGGGTGATTGATGAGGGTTGCTCAGCTGAAATTGTCTGGATAGCTGATCTGAGCATAAAGCCATGCATAGGATGCGTTTCAGATGATATAATGGAGTGCAAGTTTCCATGCGTTATAAATGATGACTTCAACTCCTTTGCGCAGAAGCTCATATCTTCAGAGGGAATAATAGTCTCCACTCCAATATACTGGTACATGGTTCCTGGACAGCTGAAAATTCTTCTGGACAGGATGACAAGCCTAGAGAACATGCTCCTTCACTCTGGAAGAAGCCTGCTCGATGGAAAGGTTGCTGCCTTCATTGCTACTGGAAACGATGCCGGGACATCCATGGCAATTTCCTATTTGATGGATGTCTTCAATAGCTACGGATGCCACATACCTGCTTGGGCCCTTGCATATCACCACTCCTATGATGATGTTCTTGAAAATGGATTTGCTGTTATCGATGCTTACAATATAGGAAAGAACGTGTGCAGGCTATCAAAGATATTGAGGAGCGTTAAAGATGATCCCTGGTACACCTTCGATGTTGATGTTGAGGAGCTGAGAAAATTTGCTAGGAAGAGAGCAGAGTCTCAGAAAGGAGAGCTGCTAGAAAACAGGAGGAGGAAAATCAATGGAGAGTAG
- a CDS encoding NUDIX hydrolase: MESRERPYIGVGAVVFDSRGRILLVRRGYPPQKGKWAIPGGHLELGETIFEGARRELLEETGLEGEPKCIVNLDELIVRDSNGNVKKHFVLIDVLFDSIWGSLRAGSDAVEARFFDIEEIKESAEVSFSTRTFLRKLLNNELYCIETYVNQYAE, translated from the coding sequence ATGGAGAGTAGGGAGAGACCCTACATAGGGGTTGGAGCCGTTGTGTTTGATTCCAGGGGCAGGATTCTGCTGGTCAGGAGGGGATATCCTCCACAGAAGGGGAAGTGGGCAATCCCAGGCGGGCATCTTGAGCTTGGAGAAACTATTTTCGAGGGAGCGAGGAGGGAGCTTCTCGAGGAAACAGGATTGGAAGGAGAGCCAAAGTGCATAGTAAATCTTGATGAGCTGATTGTGAGGGATTCCAATGGAAATGTGAAGAAGCATTTCGTTCTCATAGATGTTCTCTTTGACAGCATCTGGGGATCTCTGAGAGCTGGAAGTGATGCAGTTGAGGCTAGGTTCTTCGATATAGAGGAAATAAAGGAGAGCGCTGAGGTCTCCTTCTCCACAAGGACCTTTCTGAGAAAGCTTCTGAACAATGAGCTATACTGCATAGAAACCTATGTCAACCAATATGCTGAGTAG
- a CDS encoding dolichol kinase — translation MIDIANSMLLSDLLVAVLLLVYSLFIIFVFTKRIYSYMIKRGFGEKRAAYLNRKIVHISIGGFVSAAIPFIFHYPFVPALAAWILGFYLLYRREKGSLMYWFQVRENAYEVNFAFAWGAAVLALWTALGNPFVAMLPPMLVSFGDGVTGIVRNLMFKRRTKHWAGNLAMALLMVPIGFLYAGAVGVLASLIASYIERFEFGIIDDNVLIVLSSSLIILGARLI, via the coding sequence TTGATAGATATTGCTAACAGCATGCTACTCTCCGATTTGCTCGTGGCTGTGCTGCTGCTAGTCTACAGCTTGTTCATCATATTCGTCTTCACAAAAAGAATCTATTCGTACATGATCAAGAGAGGCTTCGGGGAAAAGAGAGCAGCATACTTGAACAGAAAAATTGTTCATATTTCTATCGGGGGATTTGTCTCTGCAGCAATACCTTTCATTTTTCACTACCCCTTTGTCCCAGCGCTAGCTGCCTGGATCCTGGGGTTTTACTTGTTGTATAGAAGAGAAAAGGGCTCTCTAATGTACTGGTTTCAGGTTAGGGAAAATGCATACGAAGTTAACTTCGCATTTGCATGGGGAGCAGCTGTCCTAGCTCTCTGGACTGCTCTGGGGAATCCCTTTGTTGCAATGCTTCCTCCAATGCTTGTTAGCTTTGGAGACGGAGTAACGGGGATAGTTAGGAATCTCATGTTCAAAAGGAGAACTAAGCACTGGGCTGGAAATCTCGCAATGGCCCTTCTAATGGTACCTATTGGCTTTCTATATGCAGGAGCGGTTGGGGTATTGGCTTCTCTAATAGCATCGTACATAGAGAGGTTTGAATTTGGAATAATCGATGACAATGTTCTAATTGTTCTATCCTCGAGCCTGATTATTCTGGGGGCCAGATTAATTTAG
- a CDS encoding oligosaccharide flippase family protein, with amino-acid sequence MERESQIGRVFSGALWLYLSTIVSNLQGFFFWMIISRLGGGEIVGILSVVVGLSSLVGGLVNLGINTGLSRFTGYCLGIDENPRKCATEYLWTASIFSLLVYTMGSLTILAIGYFFPGAYGYSRSMMLFAAIFNLFSFLGSFSSFLQSALQTKRIFLSVIISVAIKFILGISLFELGFGWKGVAVGYMMNSLLQGMINAAQSLRIAELHPTFSIDRLKELLRAGIPSWAPGLISTVGQWMGILVLYGSIGSLETGAYYIASQLSNVVIMISNAMNGLLLPVLSGMSDGRKRTGARVFRLSLALMMPIGVFVMIYPKLFLTLFGEDLSAGWPALTILLLSSPLVAYTSFVTSLLYAYGDYSSIFWGGTFTNLPRVFLYFIFAPMLGGTGVAITTVIGTIMGTLYFYERAKKANVFFDRRSLIIVLSVPYSIGLLLYLSKLSWIYGMLLLSLSYVLYIKLKIITLSDLREIGRALLGKERASALYTRLKPILEPLLE; translated from the coding sequence TTGGAGAGAGAAAGCCAAATTGGAAGGGTTTTCTCTGGAGCTCTCTGGCTCTATCTTTCAACAATAGTCAGCAATCTTCAGGGCTTCTTCTTCTGGATGATAATATCAAGGCTAGGAGGAGGAGAGATCGTTGGCATTCTCTCAGTTGTTGTGGGCCTCTCCTCTCTTGTTGGAGGTTTGGTGAACCTAGGAATTAATACAGGTCTCAGCAGGTTCACTGGATATTGCCTGGGAATCGATGAAAATCCCAGAAAGTGCGCAACCGAATACCTCTGGACTGCCTCAATTTTCTCTCTTTTAGTCTATACAATGGGGAGCTTAACTATATTAGCCATCGGATACTTTTTCCCTGGTGCATATGGATACTCAAGAAGCATGATGCTCTTCGCTGCTATTTTCAACCTCTTTTCGTTTCTTGGGAGCTTTAGCTCATTCCTTCAGAGCGCTCTCCAGACAAAAAGAATATTTCTCTCCGTCATAATCTCAGTAGCTATAAAGTTCATCCTCGGGATATCTCTTTTCGAGTTGGGCTTTGGTTGGAAGGGGGTAGCTGTTGGCTACATGATGAATTCCCTCCTCCAGGGAATGATCAATGCTGCTCAGTCTCTGAGAATTGCCGAGCTCCATCCAACTTTTTCCATTGATAGGCTTAAGGAGCTCCTCAGGGCAGGGATTCCCAGCTGGGCACCAGGTTTGATATCAACAGTTGGCCAGTGGATGGGGATCCTTGTCCTCTACGGCTCGATTGGAAGCCTGGAGACTGGTGCCTACTATATCGCTTCACAGCTCTCCAATGTTGTTATCATGATATCCAATGCAATGAACGGCCTCCTCCTTCCCGTTCTTAGTGGAATGTCCGATGGAAGGAAGAGGACGGGAGCAAGGGTTTTCAGACTCAGCCTTGCCCTCATGATGCCCATAGGAGTATTTGTTATGATATATCCAAAGCTTTTCCTGACTCTTTTCGGAGAGGATCTCTCTGCAGGTTGGCCGGCACTAACAATTCTTCTGCTCTCTTCCCCTCTTGTTGCATATACAAGCTTTGTGACGAGCCTTCTCTATGCATATGGAGATTATTCTTCAATTTTCTGGGGCGGGACATTCACGAATCTTCCAAGGGTGTTCCTCTATTTCATATTTGCACCAATGCTTGGGGGCACAGGAGTTGCCATAACAACCGTCATAGGAACAATCATGGGAACCCTGTACTTCTACGAAAGGGCTAAGAAGGCAAATGTGTTTTTCGATAGAAGGAGCTTGATAATAGTTCTCAGCGTGCCATATTCAATTGGCCTCCTCCTCTATCTCTCTAAATTGAGCTGGATATATGGGATGCTGCTTCTCTCTCTTTCCTATGTCCTGTACATAAAGCTGAAGATAATTACCTTAAGCGATTTGAGAGAAATAGGAAGGGCACTTCTTGGAAAGGAAAGGGCCTCTGCCCTCTACACGAGACTTAAGCCAATACTCGAACCCCTGCTGGAGTAG
- a CDS encoding phosphatase PAP2 family protein, whose product MKNKRWRAARAALLVAATLALIAARELGAFRGIDESIYSLFPSSENIVMRIITETASIYSFAIVIVLIAIYQLMKFRGFRIELLNFVSALVLTSLITLALKYFTASPRPGEILVSSPSIFSLLSDVYSFPSGHSSRASVASYFLSKKGRLWALLGWSYVILISFSRIFLAVHWTSDVVVGVFLGAACSDVVDFESKHLIKLYKSILRKRERILD is encoded by the coding sequence TTGAAGAATAAAAGATGGAGGGCAGCCAGAGCTGCTCTGCTGGTTGCGGCAACGCTCGCACTCATAGCTGCGAGAGAGCTGGGGGCATTCAGGGGCATAGACGAAAGCATTTATTCGCTCTTCCCATCATCCGAAAACATTGTCATGAGGATAATTACAGAAACGGCCAGCATATATTCATTTGCAATTGTCATAGTATTGATTGCAATATATCAGCTGATGAAGTTTAGAGGATTCAGGATAGAACTTCTCAACTTCGTATCAGCGCTCGTATTGACATCGTTAATAACTTTGGCGCTCAAATATTTCACTGCTTCGCCAAGGCCAGGAGAAATACTGGTATCTTCACCTTCTATCTTCTCCCTCCTCTCCGATGTTTATTCCTTCCCCTCAGGTCATTCTTCCAGAGCATCAGTTGCATCCTATTTTCTATCGAAGAAGGGAAGGCTCTGGGCACTTTTGGGCTGGTCATATGTAATTTTAATATCTTTTTCCAGAATTTTCCTAGCAGTTCACTGGACCAGCGATGTAGTTGTTGGAGTATTTTTGGGCGCAGCCTGCAGTGACGTTGTTGACTTTGAGTCCAAACACCTAATTAAGCTCTATAAATCTATTTTGAGAAAAAGAGAGAGGATCTTGGACTAA
- a CDS encoding aminotransferase class I/II-fold pyridoxal phosphate-dependent enzyme encodes MRYPGVRIGEIFLNALKNEDPEIEVEESVASVSLPGALGKYPGVILTEDPLSLLLISAGTSCAISLSPTVGESALASSAAFLGKKLAFLSSYSISEGEIELKVPETMFDSCLAYLSDPNFPTGRILSVEEAEALMKFFDFLLIDSTYSFMLRGNEGDLIRREHEALLNKSRDNLAFILRLHKTYGLKRYPAYLVISSSHRFLETLLMLVGWTRNGISSAYMKILSDPIVRESVRKSAQMLNEAASYLKESLRKLGWETVHSDMPYFLIKGSGTLPSSIRTMKLNEFVGISREYMLAMPMDSSN; translated from the coding sequence ATGAGGTATCCTGGAGTTAGAATTGGAGAGATTTTTCTCAATGCATTGAAAAATGAGGACCCTGAAATTGAGGTAGAGGAGAGCGTTGCATCTGTTTCCCTTCCTGGGGCTCTGGGCAAGTATCCAGGAGTGATATTAACCGAGGATCCGCTTTCTCTTCTGCTAATTTCAGCTGGCACAAGCTGTGCTATATCTCTTTCTCCAACAGTGGGAGAATCGGCTCTTGCATCATCCGCAGCATTCTTGGGAAAAAAACTAGCATTTCTCAGCTCCTATTCAATTTCAGAAGGAGAAATAGAGCTCAAAGTTCCCGAAACAATGTTCGATAGCTGCCTAGCTTATTTGAGCGATCCCAACTTTCCAACGGGAAGGATTCTCAGCGTGGAGGAAGCTGAAGCTCTTATGAAATTTTTCGACTTCCTCCTGATAGACAGCACATATTCCTTCATGCTAAGAGGAAATGAGGGAGACCTCATAAGGAGAGAGCACGAAGCCCTTCTAAACAAATCCAGAGACAATTTAGCTTTCATTCTCAGGCTGCACAAGACATATGGCTTGAAAAGGTACCCAGCCTATCTAGTGATATCCAGCTCTCATAGATTTCTGGAGACGCTGCTTATGCTGGTAGGATGGACCAGAAATGGGATCTCCTCAGCATATATGAAAATTCTTTCTGATCCGATAGTTAGGGAAAGTGTTAGGAAAAGCGCTCAGATGCTGAACGAGGCTGCTTCTTATCTTAAAGAGAGCTTGAGGAAGCTGGGATGGGAAACTGTTCACTCCGATATGCCATACTTTCTGATAAAGGGCAGCGGCACGCTTCCAAGCAGTATCCGAACAATGAAGTTGAATGAGTTCGTTGGAATCAGCCGTGAATATATGCTTGCTATGCCCATGGACTCTAGCAATTGA
- a CDS encoding DUF438 domain-containing protein, with the protein MGQSEKELLKEAIKLIHRGESIESIKAKYGDLLQKVNPVEIPVIEQELVREGLPIQDILKLCDLHVELFRSALEAKELRNVPRGHPLSNLLRENEHILRNAEGLAVLSQALLKGNEEERRRILDSLKRYISELKKIRIHYRKNQMILFPYLERRGINAIPRVLWGREDQAIVKIRELEKLLEQDSEKSLEKIASLSLEISREIADLVFRENKILYPTLWSLLSDGEWAAIAQLSQELGYVVAPEVDVWRTEEEPIFPYQLSEDGGKVVLEKLPPEVRGLVESAVFESFDVKREGDIELRTGFLSRDQLEGIFDSIPLELTFADSNDRIKFFSKSRYMGGFPRSKSIIGRRLEFCHPPRLENYVRLNVNLLKEGKLPYREFWTRSGDRILRVIVAGIRGRDNEYLGTLEIVEDFTEVLKNPEEIVKKIVVL; encoded by the coding sequence ATGGGACAGAGCGAAAAGGAGCTTCTGAAAGAGGCAATAAAGCTCATACATAGGGGAGAGAGCATAGAGAGCATAAAGGCAAAGTATGGAGATCTTCTCCAGAAAGTGAACCCAGTTGAGATCCCAGTGATAGAGCAGGAGCTCGTGAGGGAGGGGCTTCCCATTCAGGATATTCTGAAGCTTTGCGATCTCCATGTAGAGCTTTTCAGAAGCGCTCTAGAGGCAAAGGAGCTCAGGAATGTTCCCAGAGGTCATCCCCTTTCCAATCTATTGAGGGAGAACGAGCATATCTTGAGGAATGCGGAGGGCCTAGCTGTTCTATCTCAAGCTCTTTTAAAGGGAAATGAGGAGGAAAGAAGGAGGATTTTGGACTCTTTGAAGAGGTACATTTCAGAGCTGAAGAAAATAAGGATCCATTATAGGAAGAACCAGATGATCCTATTTCCTTATCTTGAGAGGAGAGGTATAAATGCCATTCCCAGAGTTCTATGGGGGAGAGAGGATCAGGCTATAGTTAAGATAAGAGAGCTTGAGAAACTTCTGGAGCAGGACAGCGAAAAATCATTGGAAAAAATAGCTTCCCTTTCCTTGGAAATTTCGAGAGAGATAGCTGATTTGGTCTTCAGAGAGAACAAGATTCTTTATCCAACTCTCTGGTCTCTGCTCAGTGATGGAGAGTGGGCAGCAATAGCTCAGCTGAGTCAGGAGCTAGGATATGTTGTTGCTCCAGAGGTTGATGTGTGGAGAACAGAGGAGGAGCCAATTTTTCCCTATCAGTTAAGCGAGGATGGAGGAAAAGTTGTTCTGGAAAAACTTCCTCCAGAAGTTAGAGGCCTTGTTGAATCAGCTGTATTTGAAAGCTTTGATGTCAAGAGAGAGGGAGATATTGAGCTGAGGACTGGATTTCTCTCCAGGGATCAGCTCGAGGGAATCTTCGATTCTATTCCCCTAGAGCTAACATTTGCAGACAGCAATGACCGCATAAAGTTCTTCTCCAAGTCAAGATATATGGGGGGCTTTCCAAGGAGCAAGAGCATAATTGGAAGAAGGCTGGAGTTCTGCCACCCGCCGAGGCTTGAGAACTATGTCCGTCTTAACGTGAATTTGCTGAAGGAAGGTAAGCTGCCATACAGAGAGTTCTGGACTAGGTCTGGAGACAGAATATTGAGGGTTATCGTTGCAGGGATAAGGGGAAGGGACAACGAATATCTGGGAACGCTCGAGATTGTTGAGGACTTCACAGAAGTGCTGAAGAATCCAGAGGAGATAGTGAAAAAGATAGTGGTGCTCTGA
- a CDS encoding SIS domain-containing protein: protein MDERSFREHIDRWESLALNGINEGGKVECEMDGRIKRIIFAGMGGSGIVGDFFLDLAHHYSFPFDIYSVKGDYIPFPVSSEDLVVLLSYSGDTMETLSIFNQVRETARVLAVTSGGMLLSLSMASPPACAIKLSKGLFPRLDLPEMLYAVSSFLSKNFGIRFLSRERLLSSLSAFRLDLREEVLNAARSIFGYFPIFFASRPYASVALRLKNDLSENSKIYSSIEIIPEAMHNTIESLWKLRNNHKIFFVAGRHAFGDIFVRAFSEVLGDRIDKVLLRGDDLISELIYGYRLSAYISLELSSLSKVNPVKTEAIDRYKMSLKKILEEN, encoded by the coding sequence ATGGATGAAAGATCTTTCAGAGAGCATATTGATAGATGGGAGTCCCTTGCTCTGAACGGAATAAATGAGGGAGGAAAAGTCGAATGCGAAATGGATGGAAGGATAAAGAGGATCATATTTGCCGGCATGGGAGGATCTGGGATAGTTGGGGACTTTTTCCTAGATCTGGCCCATCACTATAGTTTTCCATTCGATATATATTCTGTAAAGGGCGATTACATCCCTTTTCCAGTCAGCTCTGAGGACCTGGTTGTTCTCCTCAGCTACTCTGGCGACACAATGGAGACTCTCTCTATATTCAACCAAGTCAGAGAGACAGCTAGGGTTTTAGCAGTTACTAGTGGAGGAATGCTCCTCTCTCTTTCCATGGCCTCCCCACCTGCTTGCGCAATAAAGCTATCAAAGGGGCTTTTTCCAAGGCTGGATCTTCCTGAAATGCTATATGCAGTTTCCTCATTCCTCTCAAAGAACTTTGGAATAAGATTTCTCTCGAGAGAGAGGCTGCTTAGCTCTCTCTCAGCATTTAGATTGGACTTGAGGGAAGAAGTATTGAATGCAGCGAGATCGATTTTCGGATATTTTCCAATCTTCTTTGCTTCAAGACCATATGCATCTGTTGCTCTTAGACTCAAGAACGACCTTTCTGAGAACTCAAAGATTTATTCCTCTATTGAAATTATCCCAGAAGCAATGCACAATACAATAGAATCGCTATGGAAGCTCAGAAACAATCACAAGATATTTTTCGTAGCAGGAAGACATGCCTTTGGCGACATCTTTGTAAGGGCTTTTTCCGAAGTCCTCGGAGATAGGATAGACAAGGTGCTTCTTAGGGGAGATGACTTAATCTCAGAGCTAATTTATGGCTATAGGCTATCAGCATATATTAGCCTTGAGCTCTCTTCACTCTCTAAAGTTAATCCTGTTAAAACTGAAGCGATAGACAGATACAAGATGTCGCTCAAGAAAATCCTTGAAGAAAATTGA